In the Paenibacillus sp. FSL H7-0357 genome, one interval contains:
- a CDS encoding anti-sigma factor encodes MTEETNDRCELVELYVLEALPEDEMQKFEAHLMECADCSKRVKEYRSVMDLLPLASEPVQPPSGMKSRIMSRVLVADAPAQVKRSIEEEPVQALPVEREVKIVPPAAPAKKIPFWRYVSLGLAVAVLIMMIYAGQLRQDVDQLQQQLAGGTKPAQELKVDESVTLSPAAKDIVASGLATIAVDSSGTHLVVQAENLPELTGTEVYQVWLIKGDAPQNAGTFVSSEGNGALYYSFKPQEYDTVAITLEPDAGGETPRGQMVLTAPIKKG; translated from the coding sequence ATGACTGAAGAGACGAACGATAGATGTGAACTGGTTGAATTGTATGTTCTGGAAGCCTTGCCTGAAGATGAAATGCAGAAATTTGAAGCTCATTTAATGGAGTGCGCAGATTGTAGCAAGCGGGTGAAGGAATATCGCAGCGTGATGGACCTGCTTCCTCTTGCCTCCGAGCCTGTTCAGCCGCCCTCGGGAATGAAGTCACGGATAATGTCCCGGGTACTGGTAGCGGATGCTCCGGCACAGGTTAAACGTTCAATTGAAGAGGAGCCGGTCCAGGCACTTCCTGTAGAACGGGAAGTGAAGATAGTGCCCCCGGCAGCGCCCGCCAAAAAAATCCCGTTCTGGCGGTACGTAAGCCTGGGTCTTGCCGTAGCGGTGCTGATTATGATGATCTATGCGGGACAGCTGCGTCAGGATGTGGACCAGCTCCAGCAGCAGCTTGCCGGCGGCACAAAGCCGGCACAGGAGCTTAAGGTTGATGAGTCGGTCACGCTGAGTCCGGCGGCCAAGGATATTGTGGCCAGCGGTTTGGCGACGATCGCCGTTGACAGCAGCGGCACCCATCTTGTCGTTCAAGCGGAGAATCTGCCGGAGCTGACAGGAACGGAAGTGTATCAGGTATGGCTGATCAAGGGAGATGCCCCGCAGAATGCGGGAACCTTTGTATCCAGTGAGGGGAATGGCGCGCTCTATTATTCATTCAAACCGCAGGAATACGATACAGTGGCGATCACCCTTGAGCCAGATGCCGGTGGAGAAACACCACGGGGGCAGATGGTCCTTACCGCACCGATAAAAAAAGGGTAA
- a CDS encoding AIM24 family protein, whose translation MAYTINNLKDNSNVVIKEQLGGFTVIEYKEDLSSTTLLEAQNNFFMSKSNMRNKQLMIELSNSEVMLSAGAMQYMIGNIEMTSGVKGVGGLMRNIVSSAVTGTTAIKPLYKGTGTILLETTYKYLWLIDVDNDHIVIDDGMFLACESTLDVAVTARKNASSAVLGGEGLFNLSAKGKGILALEAPIPSEEAVVIELQNDVLKVDGNFALMWSNSLDFTVEKSGKTRMGSAASGEGLVNVYRGTGMVWLAPLIQYKNSLFQANPTS comes from the coding sequence ATGGCTTACACGATTAATAATCTGAAAGATAACAGCAATGTGGTGATTAAGGAGCAGCTTGGCGGATTTACGGTCATCGAATATAAAGAGGATCTGAGCAGCACCACACTGCTGGAAGCCCAAAACAACTTCTTCATGAGCAAAAGCAATATGCGCAACAAGCAGCTTATGATTGAACTGAGCAACAGTGAGGTTATGCTGAGCGCAGGGGCGATGCAATATATGATTGGCAATATTGAAATGACCTCCGGGGTTAAGGGTGTTGGAGGGCTCATGAGAAACATCGTCTCCAGTGCGGTGACCGGCACCACGGCAATCAAACCGCTTTACAAAGGTACGGGAACGATTCTGCTGGAGACCACCTATAAATATTTGTGGCTGATTGATGTCGACAACGACCATATCGTCATTGATGATGGCATGTTCCTGGCTTGCGAGTCGACACTGGACGTTGCTGTCACTGCGCGTAAGAACGCATCCTCTGCCGTACTCGGAGGAGAAGGACTGTTTAATCTAAGCGCCAAAGGAAAAGGCATCCTGGCACTGGAAGCACCGATTCCTTCCGAAGAAGCCGTCGTCATCGAATTGCAGAATGATGTACTGAAGGTGGATGGGAACTTTGCGTTAATGTGGTCCAATTCCCTGGACTTCACCGTCGAGAAATCCGGCAAAACCCGGATGGGCTCTGCGGCCTCCGGCGAGGGACTGGTCAATGTATACCGGGGCACGGGTATGGTGTGGCTGGCACCGCTGATTCAGTACAAAAACAGTCTGTTCCAAGCGAATCCCACGTCTTGA